In Kitasatospora sp. NBC_00240, the following are encoded in one genomic region:
- a CDS encoding MoxR family ATPase, translating to MTPYAETTPYTEPAPGTPDAPAAASQLDVAGQLLALLRESTTEPRPDSQLEALTLAVAADLPVLLWGEPGIGKTAALTQLATALDLPLTTVIASVHEPTDFSGLPVLGEDPAEQGVPLAPPDWAVRLVRAGRGLLFLDELSTAPPAVQAALLRLVLERLIGSLQLPPGVRIVAAANPASSAADGWELSAPLANRFVHLRWTHDHEVVVRGLGGTWPRATLPRLDPARLPAAVDRARRAVCALLAARPALVHRLPSGESRRGGAWPSPRSWEMALCLIAFATAAGSSRDVLSLLVRGTVGDGPGLELLAGLDRMDLPDPELLLADPTGAELPQRGDLRQAALDGVVAAVQLRPEKPRWDAAWALLVRALETGAPDLVVVPATTLAALRRPDWDVPAAIERLSGVVSVSRRADRAVARVAAQGAR from the coding sequence ATGACCCCGTACGCCGAGACGACCCCGTACACCGAGCCCGCCCCCGGCACGCCCGACGCCCCGGCCGCCGCCTCCCAACTGGACGTCGCCGGGCAGTTGCTGGCCCTGCTGCGCGAGTCGACCACCGAACCGCGCCCCGACAGCCAGCTGGAGGCGCTGACCCTCGCCGTCGCCGCCGACCTGCCCGTCCTGCTCTGGGGCGAGCCCGGGATCGGCAAGACCGCCGCCCTGACCCAGCTCGCGACGGCCCTCGACCTGCCGCTGACCACGGTGATCGCCAGCGTGCACGAGCCCACCGACTTCTCGGGGCTGCCCGTCCTCGGCGAGGACCCGGCCGAACAGGGCGTCCCGCTGGCACCGCCGGACTGGGCCGTACGCCTGGTCCGGGCCGGGCGGGGGCTGCTCTTCCTGGACGAGCTGTCCACCGCGCCGCCCGCCGTCCAGGCCGCCCTGCTCCGGCTGGTGCTGGAACGCCTCATCGGCTCCCTGCAACTGCCGCCCGGGGTGCGGATCGTGGCCGCCGCCAACCCGGCCTCCTCGGCCGCCGACGGCTGGGAGCTGAGCGCGCCACTGGCCAACCGCTTCGTCCATCTGCGATGGACGCACGACCACGAGGTGGTGGTGCGCGGCCTGGGCGGGACCTGGCCCCGGGCCACCCTGCCCCGGCTCGACCCCGCACGGCTGCCGGCGGCCGTGGACCGCGCCCGCCGCGCGGTGTGCGCCCTGCTGGCCGCCCGCCCCGCCCTCGTCCACCGGCTGCCCAGCGGCGAATCCCGCCGGGGCGGCGCCTGGCCGTCGCCCCGGAGCTGGGAGATGGCCCTGTGCCTGATCGCCTTCGCGACCGCGGCCGGCTCCTCCCGGGACGTCCTCTCGTTGCTGGTCAGGGGCACGGTGGGGGACGGTCCGGGGCTGGAGCTGCTGGCCGGGCTGGACCGGATGGACCTCCCCGACCCCGAACTGCTGCTCGCCGACCCGACGGGCGCCGAGCTGCCCCAGCGGGGCGACCTGCGCCAGGCCGCGCTCGACGGCGTGGTGGCGGCGGTGCAGCTGCGCCCGGAGAAGCCGCGCTGGGACGCGGCGTGGGCCCTGCTGGTCCGGGCGCTGGAGACCGGGGCCCCGGACCTCGTGGTCGTGCCCGCCACCACCCTCGCCGCCCTCCGCCGGCCGGACTGGGACGTCCCGGCGGCGATCGAGCGGCTCTCCGGCGTGGTCTCGGTCTCCCGGCGGGCGGACCGGGCGGTGGCCCGGGTCGCCGCGCAGGGCGCCCGATGA
- a CDS encoding aromatic acid exporter family protein translates to MFGERDSVTAYLRRRLKDPVVVLTVRATVAATLSYAVALQLSSEPAPLTAPLTALLVVQVTLYSTLTTSIRRVNSVVVGVLIAIGFSSVMGLSWWSLGLIILASLTIGQFVRVDEFVNEVAISAMLVLGVTRLATQAWDRVLETLIGAGVGLLFNLVFAPPVWVDTAGESIEDLARRARHLLLRIAEELGGPTPFEQAAARLHEARKLDQAIADVDAALRQAEDSLRLNPRISEGLLSRLVLRTGLDTLEICVVVVRVLARSLADLAKRRGADERLFPPDVALALEELLTHIGGALVSFAVLVSTQVSSNAEEAEERLAAELSAAWASRERVAQMLLRRVQEHPEAWQLHGSLLAEIDRILDELDLEHRGRRLMEELDRASVANRERFTRLGRLRRFARGER, encoded by the coding sequence ATGTTCGGTGAACGCGATTCGGTGACGGCCTACCTGAGACGCCGGCTGAAGGACCCGGTGGTGGTCCTGACGGTCCGTGCGACGGTGGCGGCCACGCTCTCCTACGCCGTCGCGCTGCAGCTGAGCAGCGAGCCGGCGCCGCTGACCGCGCCGCTGACCGCCCTGCTGGTGGTTCAGGTCACCCTCTACTCCACGCTGACCACCAGCATCCGCCGGGTGAACTCGGTGGTGGTCGGGGTCCTGATCGCGATCGGGTTCAGCTCGGTGATGGGGCTGTCCTGGTGGAGCCTGGGGCTGATCATCCTGGCCTCGTTGACGATCGGGCAGTTCGTCCGGGTCGACGAGTTCGTCAACGAGGTGGCGATCAGCGCCATGCTGGTGCTGGGTGTCACCCGTCTGGCCACCCAGGCCTGGGACCGGGTGCTGGAGACCCTGATCGGCGCCGGGGTGGGCCTGCTCTTCAACCTGGTGTTCGCCCCGCCGGTCTGGGTGGACACGGCCGGTGAGTCGATCGAGGACCTGGCCCGCCGGGCCCGCCACCTGCTGCTGCGGATCGCCGAGGAGCTGGGCGGCCCGACCCCGTTCGAGCAGGCCGCGGCCCGGCTGCACGAGGCCCGCAAGCTGGACCAGGCCATCGCCGACGTGGACGCGGCCCTGCGACAGGCGGAGGACAGCCTGCGCCTCAACCCGAGGATCTCCGAGGGCCTGCTCTCCCGGCTGGTGCTCCGGACGGGGCTGGACACCCTGGAGATCTGCGTGGTCGTGGTGCGGGTGCTGGCCCGCTCGCTGGCCGACCTGGCGAAGCGTCGGGGCGCGGACGAACGGCTGTTCCCGCCGGATGTGGCGCTGGCGCTGGAGGAGCTGCTCACCCACATCGGCGGCGCGCTGGTGAGCTTCGCGGTGCTGGTGTCGACCCAGGTCAGCAGTAACGCGGAGGAGGCCGAGGAGCGGCTGGCGGCCGAACTCTCGGCGGCCTGGGCCAGTCGTGAGCGGGTCGCGCAGATGCTGCTGCGGCGGGTCCAGGAGCACCCGGAGGCCTGGCAGTTGCACGGCTCGCTGCTGGCCGAGATCGATCGCATCCTGGACGAACTGGACCTGGAGCACCGCGGCCGGCGCCTGATGGAGGAGCTCGACCGGGCCTCGGTCGCGAACCGCGAGCGCTTCACCCGGCTGGGCCGGCTCCGGCGGTTCGCCCGCGGTGAGCGCTGA
- a CDS encoding VWA-like domain-containing protein — translation MSPHAPVALDLDKLFAARLQAARVRPYLATALFALHTVESRNVPTMAVDRHWRCYVSPAFVARTPVEELAGVWVHEVSHLLRDHHGRSDRVARERGLNGPGERLRMNIAADCEINDDIFGEGLVRPQGAVDPASLGLPAGELMEDYLRRFRLGPLTQGLVWLDCGSGADGLEREWELGPEGAHGLGEQEQDAVRFRVAQGITGRPGSAPAGWQRWAEDAFHPPQAWRDLLGAAVRSAAAGSGAGEDYSYLRPSRRSSAVPRAVLPSLRRRPPRVSVVIDTSGSVSDAELGSALLEVAAISRALGGRRDLVHVVACDAAAGAVHPLCRAEGIPLVGGGGTDLRAGFARALRASPRPDVVVVLTDGQTPWPSTRPPCRTVVGLFPRRSASWDEDRPHRRPDTPPDWARVVVIGSAPPGR, via the coding sequence ATGAGCCCGCACGCGCCGGTGGCCCTGGACCTCGACAAGCTGTTCGCCGCGCGGCTGCAGGCGGCCCGGGTCCGGCCCTACCTGGCGACAGCGCTGTTCGCCCTGCACACCGTGGAGTCCCGGAACGTCCCCACCATGGCCGTCGACCGGCACTGGCGGTGCTACGTCTCCCCGGCCTTCGTCGCCCGGACGCCGGTGGAGGAACTGGCCGGGGTGTGGGTGCACGAGGTGTCGCACCTGCTGCGCGACCATCACGGGCGCAGCGACCGGGTCGCCCGCGAGCGCGGCCTGAACGGCCCGGGTGAGCGGCTGCGGATGAACATCGCCGCCGACTGCGAGATCAACGACGACATCTTCGGGGAAGGGCTGGTGCGGCCCCAGGGGGCCGTCGATCCCGCGTCCCTCGGGCTGCCCGCCGGGGAGCTGATGGAGGACTACCTGCGCCGGTTCCGGCTCGGACCGCTGACGCAGGGCCTGGTCTGGCTCGACTGCGGCAGCGGGGCCGACGGGCTGGAGCGGGAGTGGGAGCTGGGCCCGGAGGGCGCGCACGGCCTCGGCGAGCAGGAGCAGGACGCCGTCCGGTTCCGGGTGGCGCAGGGCATCACCGGCCGGCCGGGGAGCGCCCCGGCGGGCTGGCAGCGGTGGGCGGAGGACGCGTTCCACCCGCCGCAGGCCTGGCGGGACCTGCTGGGGGCGGCGGTCCGCTCGGCGGCCGCCGGCTCCGGCGCAGGCGAGGACTACAGCTACCTGCGGCCGTCGCGGCGCTCGTCCGCCGTCCCCCGCGCCGTGCTGCCGAGCCTGCGGCGCCGGCCGCCCCGGGTGTCCGTGGTCATCGACACCTCCGGGTCGGTCAGCGACGCCGAACTGGGCAGCGCCCTGCTGGAGGTCGCCGCGATCTCCCGTGCGCTGGGCGGCCGTCGGGACCTGGTCCACGTGGTGGCCTGCGACGCCGCGGCCGGCGCGGTGCACCCGCTCTGCCGCGCCGAGGGCATCCCGCTGGTCGGCGGTGGCGGCACCGACCTGCGCGCGGGCTTCGCCCGGGCCCTGCGGGCCTCGCCCCGCCCGGACGTCGTGGTGGTCCTGACGGACGGGCAGACGCCGTGGCCCAGCACCCGGCCGCCGTGCCGGACGGTGGTCGGGCTGTTCCCCCGGCGCTCCGCGTCCTGGGACGAGGACCGTCCCCACCGCCGGCCTGACACGCCACCCGACTGGGCCCGGGTGGTCGTCATCGGATCCGCGCCGCCGGGGCGGTGA
- a CDS encoding GntR family transcriptional regulator, which yields MLETSELHGTSGKNRYQVIAQHLRADIHSGRIPAGTRLPAERTLAATWSVNRQTVRAALRELRDQGLVESHPTGTYARAGTDDSPNPPGMTFPGSMVVPHEDVVTVFRTHFATPAGDVAAVLGIPPDEPALAHQQRVHDADGHLLQDSRSHFAPELIAELPELERAAGTGQESDLTGLYAWMLGAGLRPTRHDRINVLPNEGDVPHLAVRRVVHDHIGRPLAITDFRVVAAHAELEYCTSPLDALPARPGSAAPVRAADALPPLRLTGQERAALLAWLQPGARDESLAQRARIVLACDDAAAGGAPVGAGAVARRVQSSKAAVEEWHGRFLEKRVEGLLPRRGRGRPRSVTDAQVADVLARTLYDTPPDAPRWTKQLMAAQAGLSASTISRIWRAHGVSPASAAPAPGGPAAGAPARRVGASAAT from the coding sequence ATGCTCGAAACATCCGAACTTCACGGCACGTCCGGCAAGAACCGTTACCAGGTCATCGCCCAGCACCTGCGGGCCGACATCCACAGCGGCCGGATCCCGGCCGGCACCCGGTTGCCGGCCGAGCGGACCCTGGCGGCCACCTGGAGCGTGAACCGCCAGACCGTCCGGGCCGCACTGCGCGAACTGCGCGACCAGGGGCTGGTGGAGAGCCATCCCACCGGCACCTACGCCAGGGCCGGCACGGACGACTCGCCGAACCCCCCGGGGATGACCTTCCCCGGCTCGATGGTCGTCCCGCACGAGGACGTGGTGACGGTCTTCCGCACCCACTTCGCCACCCCGGCGGGGGACGTCGCCGCCGTCCTCGGCATCCCGCCGGACGAGCCGGCCCTCGCGCACCAGCAGCGCGTGCACGACGCGGACGGACACCTGCTCCAGGACTCCCGCTCGCACTTCGCCCCCGAGCTGATCGCGGAGCTGCCGGAGCTCGAACGCGCCGCCGGCACCGGCCAGGAGAGCGACCTGACCGGCCTCTACGCCTGGATGCTCGGCGCCGGGCTCCGGCCCACCCGGCACGATCGGATCAACGTCCTGCCGAACGAGGGCGATGTGCCGCACCTCGCCGTCCGCCGGGTGGTCCACGACCACATCGGGCGCCCGCTGGCCATCACGGACTTCCGGGTGGTGGCCGCGCACGCCGAGCTGGAGTACTGCACCTCGCCACTGGACGCCCTGCCCGCCCGCCCCGGGTCGGCGGCCCCCGTCCGCGCCGCCGACGCGCTCCCACCGCTGCGCCTCACCGGCCAGGAGCGGGCGGCGCTGCTGGCCTGGCTGCAGCCGGGGGCCCGCGACGAGTCGCTGGCCCAGCGCGCCAGGATCGTGCTGGCCTGCGACGACGCGGCGGCCGGCGGCGCCCCGGTGGGCGCCGGGGCGGTGGCGCGCCGGGTGCAGTCCTCGAAGGCGGCCGTGGAGGAGTGGCACGGGCGCTTCCTGGAGAAGCGGGTGGAGGGCCTGCTGCCCAGGCGCGGCCGGGGCCGCCCGCGCAGCGTGACCGACGCGCAGGTCGCCGACGTGCTGGCCAGGACCCTGTACGACACGCCCCCGGACGCGCCGCGCTGGACCAAGCAGTTGATGGCGGCCCAGGCGGGCCTCTCCGCCTCGACGATCAGCCGGATCTGGCGGGCGCACGGCGTCAGCCCCGCCTCCGCCGCGCCCGCCCCTGGCGGACCGGCGGCGGGGGCTCCCGCCCGCCGGGTGGGGGCGTCGGCCGCGACCTGA
- a CDS encoding DUF2156 domain-containing protein yields MTATMENADGARSRQASQEQDSPEQAPPQPAPEQQNPQRQAPREQAAKQQPAQQPAQEQPAHEQPRQKQNPAPSEQAARQQSEQKAAASSQRSAPERPPQKQQKQPAQKQPGQKQPAQKQPAAKQPPKEGAGAPPDGTPTGAERLRGRAVALVTRLPFTCGACVAVLLVGLASGTLWTSAEDQSWYPQVAYGTPSLTSGRLWTFVTGAFFASDPVVYLLVVIGLALLAGYTEWRLGTARAALICCVGQLAATLGCAALLLALRQSGWDWAEALSHDLDTGFSAGALAAGAAASAAMRAPWRSRLRAALIAFAVIWLLYSGTVSDVEHFLAVVLGLAVGRRLAGDRAAGTGPPSRREWRLGAVTGLVIVAVTQIVVWLAPGYGPLGDTHGLSDSHLGLAVNLVFIALLINGLRRGSRLAWRWTVGFAVLNVLVGLLAAVVLVVQVTTDADVEVSGLPVLLPQAVIWTMELILLIGARDAFRAPSRRKRRKAAAKGGLGRAEATELLKRYGGSNLSWMTTWRDNSYLSAADGRAYVAYRTHARVAVALGDPVGRPDDRNRALTEFAGMCDASGVVPCLFSASERTAVAAEAMGWQHVQVAEDTVIELEGLEFRGKSWQDVRTALNRAKKEGMEYRLGALADEPAKVVAQVRAISEEWVSDMGLPEMGFTLGGVEEALDRDVRVGLAIDPDGQVHGVTSWMPVYGEGGTPVGWTLDVMRRRKQGAFRPVVEFLIASTCLAVREDGATFLSLSGAPLARGASTADSPLERFLDQLGAALEPYYGFRSLHSFKAKFQPVHEPMHLVYRDEADLPRIGVALTRAYMPQAGLRDFGKMLVPAGDH; encoded by the coding sequence GTGACAGCAACGATGGAGAACGCCGACGGGGCTCGGTCCAGGCAGGCCTCACAGGAGCAGGATTCGCCGGAGCAGGCGCCGCCGCAACCGGCGCCGGAGCAGCAGAATCCGCAGCGACAGGCCCCTCGGGAACAGGCGGCGAAGCAGCAGCCGGCGCAGCAGCCGGCCCAGGAACAGCCGGCTCATGAGCAGCCCCGGCAGAAACAGAACCCGGCGCCGTCCGAGCAGGCCGCGCGGCAGCAGTCCGAGCAGAAGGCGGCAGCCTCCTCGCAGCGCTCCGCCCCGGAGCGGCCCCCGCAGAAGCAGCAGAAACAGCCGGCCCAGAAGCAGCCCGGCCAGAAACAGCCGGCCCAGAAACAGCCGGCCGCCAAGCAGCCTCCCAAGGAGGGGGCCGGCGCCCCGCCGGACGGCACGCCGACCGGCGCCGAACGGCTCCGCGGTCGGGCCGTGGCGCTGGTGACCCGGCTGCCGTTCACCTGCGGGGCCTGCGTGGCCGTCCTGCTGGTGGGGCTCGCCAGCGGCACCCTGTGGACGTCCGCGGAGGACCAGTCCTGGTACCCGCAGGTGGCCTACGGCACCCCCTCGCTGACCTCCGGGCGCCTGTGGACCTTCGTCACCGGTGCCTTCTTCGCCTCCGACCCCGTGGTGTACCTGCTCGTCGTCATCGGGCTGGCCCTGCTGGCCGGCTACACGGAATGGCGGCTCGGCACCGCCCGCGCGGCGCTGATCTGCTGCGTCGGACAGCTGGCCGCCACGCTCGGCTGCGCCGCCCTGTTGCTGGCCCTGCGACAGAGCGGTTGGGACTGGGCCGAGGCCCTGTCGCACGACCTGGACACCGGGTTCTCCGCCGGCGCGCTGGCGGCCGGCGCGGCGGCCTCGGCGGCCATGCGGGCGCCGTGGCGCAGCCGGCTGCGAGCCGCGCTGATCGCCTTCGCGGTGATCTGGCTGCTGTACTCGGGCACGGTGAGCGACGTCGAGCACTTCCTGGCGGTGGTGCTGGGCCTGGCCGTCGGACGGCGGCTGGCCGGCGACCGGGCGGCGGGCACCGGGCCGCCGAGCCGGCGGGAGTGGCGACTGGGGGCGGTGACCGGCCTGGTGATCGTCGCGGTCACCCAGATCGTGGTCTGGCTCGCGCCCGGCTACGGCCCGCTCGGCGACACCCACGGCCTCTCCGACTCGCACCTGGGCCTGGCCGTCAACCTGGTGTTCATCGCGCTGCTGATCAACGGGCTGCGCCGGGGCAGCCGGCTGGCCTGGCGCTGGACGGTGGGGTTCGCCGTCCTCAATGTGCTGGTCGGCCTGCTGGCCGCGGTGGTCCTGGTGGTCCAGGTCACCACCGACGCGGACGTGGAGGTTTCCGGACTGCCGGTGCTGCTGCCGCAGGCGGTGATCTGGACGATGGAGCTGATCCTGCTGATCGGCGCCCGGGACGCGTTCCGCGCACCCTCGCGGCGCAAGCGGCGCAAGGCGGCCGCCAAGGGCGGCCTGGGCCGCGCGGAGGCCACCGAGCTGTTGAAGCGGTACGGCGGCAGCAACCTGTCCTGGATGACCACCTGGCGGGACAACTCCTACCTGTCGGCGGCGGACGGCCGGGCGTACGTGGCCTACCGCACCCACGCCCGGGTGGCCGTCGCGCTGGGCGACCCGGTGGGGCGTCCGGACGACCGGAACCGGGCACTGACCGAGTTCGCCGGCATGTGCGACGCGTCCGGGGTGGTGCCGTGCCTGTTCTCGGCCTCCGAGCGCACCGCGGTGGCCGCCGAGGCGATGGGCTGGCAGCACGTCCAGGTGGCCGAGGACACCGTGATCGAGCTGGAGGGGCTGGAGTTCCGCGGCAAGTCCTGGCAGGACGTGCGGACGGCACTGAACCGGGCCAAGAAGGAGGGCATGGAGTACCGGCTCGGCGCGCTCGCCGACGAACCCGCCAAGGTGGTGGCGCAGGTCCGGGCCATCTCCGAGGAGTGGGTGAGCGACATGGGTCTGCCCGAGATGGGCTTCACCCTCGGCGGGGTGGAGGAGGCGCTGGACCGGGACGTCCGGGTGGGCCTGGCGATCGACCCGGACGGCCAGGTGCACGGGGTCACCTCGTGGATGCCGGTCTACGGCGAGGGCGGCACCCCGGTCGGCTGGACGCTGGACGTCATGCGGCGGCGCAAGCAGGGGGCGTTCCGCCCGGTGGTGGAGTTCCTGATCGCGTCCACCTGCCTGGCGGTGCGGGAGGACGGCGCGACCTTCCTGTCGCTGTCCGGGGCGCCGCTGGCGCGCGGGGCGAGCACCGCCGACAGCCCGCTGGAGCGGTTCCTGGACCAGCTCGGAGCGGCGCTGGAGCCGTACTACGGGTTCCGTTCCCTGCACTCCTTCAAGGCCAAGTTCCAGCCCGTCCACGAGCCGATGCACCTGGTCTACCGGGACGAGGCCGACCTGCCCCGGATCGGCGTGGCACTGACCCGGGCGTACATGCCGCAGGCCGGGCTGCGGGACTTCGGGAAGATGCTGGTGCCCGCGGGCGACCACTGA
- a CDS encoding right-handed parallel beta-helix repeat-containing protein codes for MDRRTTRQNAARPAEQPTRIHAVGPRGRGAHRLIGDALRAAVPGDTVVVDPGRYEEAVVLERRVVLVARQGSGTVVLAAPAGAGPALTVQGPDCLVRSLDIEAADPGEPAVTVAPGAGVVLAHCTVRGGRIEVRGPERAEQDDAEDDAQGTSAVLLRHCRLEGARLAALRLSGGARVRAEDTVITTVDGTGAVLSGTARLDAVRLRLESTTGSGLRLRGQARLRLSDSVLHRAGRAGLLLEDGSRASADGTRVEAAGAAGVQVTGSARAELADCRIAGAGASALVVQDEGSLVARGCTVREPAANGLLATGSARAELTDCRLDDCAFSALHLSGDADGTLTDSRVRGGAEHGVHLAGNARASLTDCAVSGVTMAGVAVTEQSAATVTGCRISAADTGVTVSSPTGSRIAHSTVTATVRSGLEIGPGAKAELLGNRVAGAGAAGILLDTGSDVTVEGGTVEGSAGSGLVVWTGARPVVSGLRIEGAGKNGVYFAQDAGGLLTSCDVVRSAFPALHLAAGAGPRLRRCRVLDCAEALGGEEGAAPVFEECDLGDRPAPPPAAPAPFGVPAGAAAPPSAALAPAGPPPEVVEEHLDDLLAELGTLVGLDRVKHDVHSMVKLMQAVRLREEAGLPAPPLSRHLVFAGNPGTGKTTVARLYGRLLKALGLLRRGHLVEVDRSALVGEYVGHTGPRTAAAFNRALGGVLFIDEAYSLVPAAGGHDFGLEAVATLVKLMEDHRDDVVVIAAGYPADMARFIGSNPGLSSRFTRTLLFEDYQAADLVAIVEHQAQEHRYELTGAARQRLLRHFETVPRDAGFGNGRSARQTFQEMTERQAQRMAELGNPTPGQLTALEAEDLPLLG; via the coding sequence ATGGATCGTCGGACCACCCGTCAGAACGCCGCCCGGCCGGCCGAGCAGCCCACCCGGATCCACGCCGTCGGCCCGCGCGGGCGCGGCGCCCACCGCCTGATCGGCGACGCCCTGCGGGCCGCCGTGCCGGGCGACACCGTGGTGGTCGACCCCGGCCGCTACGAGGAGGCGGTGGTCCTGGAGCGCCGGGTGGTGCTGGTGGCCCGCCAGGGCTCGGGCACGGTGGTGCTGGCCGCCCCCGCCGGGGCCGGCCCGGCCCTCACCGTCCAGGGGCCGGACTGCCTGGTCCGCAGTCTGGACATCGAGGCGGCCGACCCGGGCGAGCCCGCGGTCACGGTCGCGCCCGGCGCCGGGGTGGTGCTCGCCCACTGCACCGTCCGCGGCGGCCGGATCGAGGTCCGCGGCCCGGAGCGGGCCGAGCAGGACGACGCGGAGGACGACGCGCAGGGCACCTCCGCCGTCCTGCTGCGGCACTGCCGGCTGGAGGGTGCCCGGCTGGCCGCACTGCGGCTGTCCGGCGGGGCCCGGGTCCGGGCCGAGGACACCGTGATCACCACCGTCGACGGCACCGGCGCGGTGCTCTCCGGCACCGCGCGGCTGGACGCCGTCCGGCTGCGCCTGGAGTCCACCACCGGCTCCGGCCTCCGGCTGCGCGGCCAGGCCCGGCTGCGACTCAGCGACTCCGTGCTGCACCGGGCCGGCCGGGCCGGCCTGCTGCTGGAGGACGGCTCCCGGGCCAGCGCCGACGGCACCCGGGTGGAGGCGGCCGGCGCCGCCGGCGTGCAGGTGACCGGCTCCGCGCGGGCCGAACTCGCCGACTGCCGGATCGCCGGGGCCGGCGCCAGCGCGCTGGTGGTGCAGGACGAGGGCAGCCTCGTCGCCCGCGGCTGCACCGTCCGCGAGCCGGCCGCCAACGGGCTGCTCGCCACCGGCTCCGCCCGCGCCGAGCTCACCGACTGCCGACTGGACGACTGCGCCTTCAGCGCCCTGCACCTCTCCGGCGACGCCGACGGCACCCTCACCGACAGCCGGGTGCGCGGCGGCGCCGAACACGGCGTGCACCTGGCCGGCAACGCCCGCGCCAGCCTCACCGACTGCGCGGTCAGCGGGGTCACCATGGCCGGCGTGGCGGTCACCGAGCAGTCCGCCGCGACCGTCACCGGCTGCCGGATCTCGGCCGCCGACACCGGGGTCACCGTCTCCTCGCCGACCGGCTCCCGGATCGCCCACTCGACCGTCACCGCGACCGTCCGCAGCGGCCTGGAGATCGGCCCGGGCGCCAAGGCCGAACTCCTCGGCAACCGGGTGGCCGGCGCCGGCGCGGCCGGGATCCTGCTGGACACCGGCTCCGACGTCACCGTGGAGGGCGGCACGGTGGAGGGCAGCGCCGGCTCCGGCCTGGTGGTGTGGACGGGAGCCCGCCCGGTGGTCAGCGGCCTGCGGATCGAGGGCGCCGGCAAGAACGGCGTCTACTTCGCGCAGGACGCCGGCGGCCTGCTCACCTCCTGCGACGTGGTGCGGTCCGCCTTCCCGGCCCTGCACCTGGCCGCCGGCGCCGGCCCCCGGCTGCGCCGCTGCCGGGTCCTGGACTGCGCCGAGGCGCTCGGCGGCGAGGAAGGCGCGGCGCCCGTGTTCGAGGAATGCGACCTCGGCGACCGCCCGGCGCCCCCGCCCGCCGCGCCGGCTCCCTTCGGGGTGCCCGCCGGGGCCGCCGCGCCGCCGTCCGCCGCCCTCGCCCCGGCCGGGCCGCCGCCCGAGGTGGTCGAGGAGCACCTGGACGACCTGCTGGCCGAACTCGGCACCCTGGTCGGCCTCGACCGGGTCAAGCACGACGTGCACTCCATGGTGAAGCTGATGCAGGCGGTACGGCTGCGCGAGGAGGCCGGGCTGCCCGCCCCGCCGCTGAGCCGCCACCTGGTCTTCGCCGGCAACCCCGGCACCGGCAAGACCACCGTCGCCCGGCTCTACGGCCGGCTGCTGAAGGCCCTCGGCCTGCTGCGCCGGGGGCACCTGGTGGAGGTCGACCGCAGCGCGCTGGTCGGCGAGTACGTCGGCCACACCGGGCCGCGGACGGCCGCGGCCTTCAACCGGGCGCTCGGCGGGGTGCTCTTCATCGACGAGGCGTACTCGCTGGTGCCCGCCGCCGGCGGCCACGACTTCGGCCTGGAGGCGGTCGCCACCCTGGTCAAGCTGATGGAGGACCACCGCGACGACGTGGTGGTGATCGCCGCCGGCTACCCGGCCGACATGGCCCGCTTCATCGGCTCGAACCCGGGCCTGTCCTCGCGTTTCACCCGCACCCTGCTCTTCGAGGACTACCAGGCCGCCGACCTGGTCGCGATCGTCGAGCACCAGGCCCAGGAGCACCGGTACGAGCTGACCGGGGCGGCCCGGCAGCGGCTGCTGCGGCACTTCGAGACGGTGCCGCGCGACGCCGGTTTCGGCAACGGCCGCTCGGCCCGGCAGACCTTCCAGGAGATGACCGAGCGGCAGGCCCAGCGGATGGCGGAGCTCGGCAACCCGACCCCCGGCCAGCTCACCGCGCTGGAGGCGGAGGACCTGCCGCTGCTCGGCTGA